A region of uncultured Draconibacterium sp. DNA encodes the following proteins:
- a CDS encoding tryptophanase, translating into MANIKFFLGEELPLEMHKVRMVQRLDLVPVERRLKAIEEAGNNTFLLYNKDIYLDMLTDSGVNAMSDKQTAAMLTVDDSYAGSATFTRLKDKIEEIFGKKYFLPVHQGRACENLLSLAFVKKDTYIPMNYHFTTTKAHIMVNGGKVLELFLPDALDSVSSKPFKGNIDLNQLQKLIDEEGADKISFIRIEAGTNLIGGQPVALDNFIETGKIARKYNIPFIIDASLWADNLHFIKTRDEKYKNHSTREITRILSDSADIVYFSARKLGHVRGGGIITNDEAAYKKLLEMLPLYEGFSTYGGMSTREMEAMVVGLDETMDEEMINQGPIFIKYMIDELVKLGVPVITPPGGLGAHLDAMAFLDHVPQKEYRAGSLAAALYIASGVRGMERGTISEEREEDGSDHFAAVELLRLALPRRVFTLSQVKYTIDRIAWLYENRKLIGGLEFYDEPKVLRFFFGKLKPTSDWQEKLVEKFKADFGDSL; encoded by the coding sequence ATGGCTAATATTAAATTTTTTTTAGGCGAAGAGCTTCCGTTGGAGATGCATAAAGTTCGAATGGTTCAACGCCTTGATCTGGTTCCGGTTGAAAGAAGGCTTAAGGCTATTGAGGAGGCCGGCAATAATACATTTCTCCTCTACAATAAAGACATTTACCTTGACATGCTTACTGACAGTGGAGTAAATGCAATGAGTGACAAACAAACTGCTGCAATGCTCACAGTTGATGATAGTTATGCGGGTTCGGCAACATTTACCCGGCTAAAAGACAAAATCGAGGAAATTTTTGGAAAGAAATATTTTCTGCCTGTACACCAGGGACGTGCTTGTGAAAACCTACTATCACTGGCCTTTGTAAAGAAAGATACCTACATTCCGATGAACTACCACTTTACCACAACAAAAGCCCATATTATGGTAAATGGTGGCAAAGTGCTCGAACTGTTTTTACCCGATGCTTTAGATTCGGTTAGTTCGAAGCCATTTAAGGGGAATATTGATTTAAATCAGTTACAGAAATTAATAGATGAGGAAGGTGCTGATAAGATTTCATTTATTCGAATTGAAGCCGGAACCAACCTGATTGGAGGACAGCCTGTTGCTTTAGACAACTTTATTGAGACAGGTAAGATTGCCCGAAAATACAACATTCCGTTTATTATTGATGCAAGTTTGTGGGCTGATAACCTGCATTTCATCAAAACCCGCGACGAAAAGTATAAAAATCACTCCACCCGTGAAATAACCCGGATTTTATCTGATTCTGCTGATATCGTTTATTTCTCAGCACGTAAACTGGGGCACGTAAGAGGGGGTGGTATAATTACCAACGACGAGGCTGCCTACAAAAAACTATTGGAAATGCTGCCGCTTTACGAAGGTTTTTCAACTTACGGAGGTATGTCAACCCGCGAGATGGAGGCAATGGTAGTTGGACTGGATGAAACCATGGACGAAGAAATGATTAACCAGGGTCCTATTTTTATTAAATATATGATTGATGAATTGGTTAAACTCGGAGTTCCTGTAATAACACCTCCGGGAGGTTTGGGAGCCCACCTTGATGCCATGGCTTTTCTTGATCATGTGCCACAAAAGGAATACAGGGCAGGTTCATTAGCAGCCGCTTTATACATTGCAAGTGGAGTACGAGGCATGGAAAGAGGTACAATTTCGGAGGAAAGAGAAGAAGATGGCAGCGACCATTTTGCTGCAGTTGAGCTTCTAAGGCTTGCGCTTCCCCGCCGTGTTTTCACCTTATCGCAGGTAAAATATACCATCGACAGAATTGCATGGCTTTACGAAAACAGAAAGCTTATTGGCGGACTCGAATTTTACGACGAGCCAAAAGTATTGCGGTTTTTCTTTGGTAAGCTAAAACCAACCTCCGACTGGCAGGAAAAGCTTGTGGAGAAATTTAAAGCCGATTTTGGCGATAGTCTGTAG